CACTTCGACAACTCCCCCAACAAACTCAGAATCTAAAATTTCCCTATATCCTCTGGTATATTGCAATCCTGCATCCAGCAAAACCTTTAATTTACTCTGACCAATCATGTATCTGGCAGTGAAAGGAATGGCAAACGATTTCATGGTCATTTTAAAATTACCACTACTATTCTCCGTTTTTACGATCATTTCGTGATATAGAAATTTGGTATTTAAAGCAAACCGCTCTGTCCAGTTAAACTGCGCATTTAATCCGGCCGACCATCCCAATGGATAATGATCAAAGGCTTCATTTTCAACCCAGGAGATATCGCCACCTCCGGTAAGTCCTAATTCAAATTTATGATCTTGTGCTTTAGCTGCTATAGAGATCAATGCCGCAGCAAATAGTATAGAAAGGTATTTCATGGGTGAAATATTTTAAAGTTCGGAATGCCAATGTAATACATAATATCATATAGGTCAAATAAAATATCGGAGCTTTATCTCATCTTATAAAACCACCCCCGTCCGCATAACAACATCTCGGTATTTACGTATCATTGTTTTAGTATTTGATGATGATCCCGGAAAACATATTAATTATCCAGCTCGTGGCAGTCACTATCTGCCTGTTTTTGGGATTACACTATTGTTTTCTCTATACCCAAAACAGACTTTCCAATATCCTGCTGGGTTTTATATTCATTGCATTGGGGTTTTCCATTGCATCCGAAGCTTTGGAGTATTATTTTGATCACCCGGTATACGATATCGTGGCATTAATCTTTAATTCTCCACTGCTATTCGTTACCATCCTGTTGTATTACGCATCCACGGTAACGCAAACCTGGAAAACCAATTGGCCGATTCATAAACGTTTTTTGTTATTGGTATTGGCCGATATTCTACTGGCATTCATCCTATTCATTTTTCAAATAGAGCCACACCCTATCCTATTTGGGCTCTATTTTACGGTGATTGGTGCAATCAACCTATATATGTTGTATTTGATTTTAAAACAGATTGATTTGCACAACAAGCACATTCGCAACTTGTTTTCGAGTATTGAAAACAAACAACTGAACTGGCTGCGATTGCTGGCTGTGATCAATATGGGGTTTATTGTTTTTTGGTGGATGGACGATACACTGGCTGCTTTGATTGGAGACAATCTATTGTCCGGGATTATTTCGGAGCTTTCTATTTACTTTACCGTAATCAATGTGATTTGGATGGGTTATGCGAGCTTACGCCAACCGGTGATATTTGAAACCGAACCGGAGGTATTTTTTACGGAAGAACCCGCAAAGGAAACACAGCAACCTTCATCAGATGATCGGGCTACTTTTAAACGCATCCAAAAACAAATTGAAAACCAGCAATTGTATACCCACCCTACACTTTCGTTAAAATCACTGGCAGATACTTTAGAGATGCGAGATCGTGAACTCTCCCGAATCATTAACCAATGTTACGGGCACAATTTCTATCATTTTATTAATGCCTACCGTGTAGCGCATTTTAAAGAAGCTTTTTCCAACGGTCAAAACCAGCATCTGAGCATCATGGGATTGGCCACCGAAGCCGGATTTAAATCTAAATCGACCTTTTACGCGGCCTTTAAAAAAATGGAAGGCATTACACCCAGGGAGTTTGCCGAGAAAACCTAGCTGGTTTACCCATTCTCACGAGGCTTCTTTTTTATCGTATTTTTTCTATTGCATTCCCTCCCATTATCAAATACTTTTACGCTTTACTATCGTATATTTGATTTTATGAATGTCCGTTTAACACCTGAGCAAAAAATCAAGATTTTGAATGCTGATGATGTATACAAAATCATGCAGCAAATCCTACTGCGCGAAAACAAAATAAGCCGCAATCAAGAGCATTTTTGGGTGGTAGGACTCGATACCAAAAACAAAATTTTGTTTATTGAACTCATTGGACTGGGCACCGTAAACCGGGTAAATGCCAACCCGCCCGATGTGTTTAGAATGGGAATTTACAAACTGGCAGTAAGCATGATTTTGGTACACAACCACCCCAGTGGTGATTTAACACCTTCGCAGGCCGATCTGGATATGACCGATAGAATGCTTAAAGTGGGCCAACTCATTAATATTGAAGTACTGGATCATTTGATTATTTCGGAAAAAGGATTTACCAGCCTCGAAAACACCAATGCCATGCAGCAGCTCCGCACCTCTGGCCTATTTGAAATAGTAGAACGCGAAAAACTCGAAATTCAAAAATGGAAATTGGATATTGAAAAGAATAAAGCGCGTAAAGAGGAAAGATTGAACTTGGCTAAAAAGCTTAAAGCTGAAGGCATGGATGAAAAATTCATCAAGAAAGTGACTGGTTTATTGGTTGGTGATATTAGGGGGATTTAGGGGATACTTATCAATTATATGATTCATACCTGCCTATCCTTCTCTTTAATAATCTCTTCAACTTTGCTTACAAATAGCTCTTGACTCTTTAAATCTTCTGTTTGAGGTATTATAACACTTTCTTCAAAGTTTACTACCTTTTTGAAATTTTCATCGTTATCCATAATTCTATCTATATTCACCGATGTTTCAAAATGATGCTCATAACTCTGATAATAATAGGGTCTAATAGTTTTTACATTAGGTTCATTAAATATTTGATTTAAGATCAATTTATCTGACAATCCACAGGAATGACCAATTATCGAAACTTCTATATCTCCCTTCTCCAAAAAGTCTTTTAGTCTATTTTCTTCATTAGTTCTCTTATAGTTATGCTTCTTTATATTTCTTAAGTACTCCTTATTTCCCAAGCCTAACAACTCCCTAGAATCCTCATTATTAGCTGCATAACCAAATATTATTGGATTTCTATTACTATCTATCTCTCCATGAATTTGAACTAACTGTATTCGATCTGCATTTTTCACATATTTTAAATACTGTTTAATTGAATCGGTATAATTGAAGTTTAATATCATCAAATCACCCTGCTGGACCATGCTATTAAAAAATTCCTTGAATACTGAAATAGGCTTAAATTTCCTCTGTTCTTGTTTAAGGAATTCTGAAAGATATTTTTTAACAATTTCAAAATCTTCATTTAGTTTTTCAGGGTTCTCATACAAAGGATCAATTCTCTTTGATAACTCACCGACAATTAATAATTCTAAAAAATACTGAGTCTCAATATCACACCAGTTATTAGTAATCAATTCATTGGTAATTTTTCTAAAAAAATAATTGTCAGTTCCAAACGGTTCATCTAAACTTCTGGAATATTTCTTCCAATCATCAAAACTCTTATAAACTCTATTAGAATCACTAATTACAAGTAAATCAGGGAACTTTTCTTTATTCTTTAATTCTTCATTAAATAGATAGTTAATAAAATGCCAATAACTTGTTTTTAGCCCATGAGCTAAATCAAATCCATTTCCAATTATTATGAGGTTGTTCATTTTTTTCAATTAATACTTAGCAACATTCGCTTTTAAACTACTGTTGTAATAGTTTAAAAGTTTCAAATACATCTTTTGGGATTAATTCTGGTATATCATCAACTACGTTTTCTAAAATTGATTTTTTCAATCGAAACTCAACATTTCTTTTAATTTTATTTAATTGGGGATATGTATTAATCAATTTATCTTCTAATTGATGTCCATTTTCTAGCAAATACCAATTTGGTATTTCAATACTTCTACCATTTAAATAGGGTACATTATTTAATCCATTGTCCGATGTATCAAATTCATTTTTTAATGAGTCAACAACAAAGTTTACAATCTGTTGCAATTCACTATCAGTTAACGATTTGAAATCAGTATAATTTTGATTATCACTCAAACCTAAATCACTTCTTTTGATAATCTTTTCTCTAAGAAGTAAAGCCGCTATTAAAATAGGGTCGAATAAATATGATTCAATACTATATCTTTTTCCTTCTCCTAATACCTTAACATGATCACTTGATTTATTACTCTTATCATAATCAATAATCCCCCAAACCTGCTTGTTCCCATTGTCTCTAAGAGTTTTTACAATTTTATTAACCTGAGCACATCCTGAAATACCTCCCCCATTTTTATCAATTTTGCTATCTCCTGCCGAAATAAAGCTTAAGGATATATCCTTTTCCAAATTAGGTTTTAATTTCTCATATAAGCTATCATAAAACATTACATCATTCTTACTTTCAACAAAAACTTGCCGTCTATTTTCATAATTAATACTTAAAGAAGGTATTCCTGTAGTCAAAATTTTTAATGCATTATCCTTACTTATTTTCTTTATCCTTGGATTACCAGACCTTTCAATCATAAAAATAGACTCTTCTGGTGCTAATGCTATGGTGGTTGGAGAATGGGTTGTTAAAATAACTTTCGTCCCTTTTTCATATGTGAAAACATTATAAATTACATCAAGAAACTTTTTTATCATAGATGGATGCAAGGAAGAATCAGGTTCATCAAGTAATAAAACCTTTGGGAATTTAGTATTTGAAGTAGAATTATAAATTGCAAAAATGAGTGAGATTATTACCTTTTCACCAGAAGACAAATTTTCTACATCCACCTCAAAAGAGTTTGTTTTATTAATGAGTTTAAACTTAAATGATGATCCTAGATAACTGGATTCAGGTTTTTTTACATAATAATCCAAATCGGCTTTTTCCAATAGTGAATTAACATATTCCCACGGAGGTGCTCCATATAAACTATTGAATTTTTCATCCGACAAATAAGGGTACTTATTGTTTTTTTCTTTTTCATTCCAGAAATGATTCATTTGATTTCTAATAATTTTATTAGAATATCTTTTGAATATCGTAGCGAAATTTTGTAAAAAAACACCTCTATGTTCTGAATTATCATCAAGCGGATAATAATTAAAAAAATCGTCTTGTGTTAATTCATGAATTTCTTTATTAGCATTGTTTACAATCTGTTTAAAAACAGAATATCCATTAATAGAACTTGTAAATGCTTCTTCAATGGCATGCGGGTTTCTTTGTCCAATTTGATTTCTAAAAGTTTGATAATCTCTCCATAAGCGATCAACATGATCGTCTAACATTGAATTATCTACCATACCACTATTACCTGGACTAACCTCATTTCTAAACCACTTTCTATCAATCACATTCCCATTCTCAAGAACTTCGATTTGCCCATTATTAATTGCTTCTAGTAATTGTGTTTTCCCTGCCCCATTTAAACCTGTTAAAACAGTTAGGTTAGGTAAATCAATCTCAAACGGGTCGAATAATTTATTTGAAATTTCTAACTTTAGTTTTATCATTTAATACTATTGTATCTTGATTGTTTTTTTGATAATCACAAACTCACCTTCTCCCTAAAACTCATAGCTACAGGCTCTACAGTATCTAAATGGATTTCCATGGGGCGCTGTTCCATTTCCAAAATCAGTTCTTCGGGTATTTCCAGGGTACCGTTGCTCAAAATCACGGTATAACCGCTGTTTTCGTTACGTTGATGCTTCAAGTATTTACCTATGTTGGGGTTGTGTTCCTGTGCCATATCGAGCACATAAAGTACCATGAGTTTGTTGTGCATTTAATCTATGTTTTTTAATGGTTAGTTTTCATTTATTACCCTTTACACTTACATGCGCGCTTGCCCTGTTTTGTAGCAATGTCTTTGGTCATTTCAGATATGCCAGACTTACATCTTTTCAGTGCACCATGTGTACGAGCAGTGTGGTAAATGGTACTTTTTCCACATACATATACCGTTGTGGAATCTATGATTTGTGTAGCAGGAGTAAAACCTACGGAGAGTAAGGCTAAACCTAAAATGGATAGTAGTTTTATTTGCATGGTAGGTTGTTGTAAAAAAACGCTACAATGTAAAACGTCATTCTAAATTTTGGTATCAGGGTAAATACGTATTTCACTTATGTGGTAACTACGTATATAAATCTTATAACAATCTGATTTTAAACAAGAAATATTAAACTTCAATTTTGAGTAAAAATTGGAATGGAATGGTTTGAAGGAATATTTGAGAGGGTTGATCTGTAAAACGTTTCTTGCCGGATTGAACCACTGCTTTAGAGAATCTTTGTATTCAGAAGTATTTTGCGTTTTAAACCTTAACCCTATGTTTTCTATGTCCTTTTTTTACTTCGTGAGCTCGCAAGCTCGGTTGTTTGCCCCAAAAAAAGAACGACACTTCGATAGGCTCAGCGCAGGAAAAAGGGCACTTTTTGGAATGAATTTTTCCAATCCGCTACGCTTCATGGAAAACCAAAGATTCAAGTCTAAATTCTCTCCAAGGCTTCAAGAATTCTTAACGACTTGAACTTTTATTCTACCCAAAAAGACCGCGAAATATTGTATTCTCAGAGGTTATAATACATTACGGCAAAATAATACTGTTTGAGAATCCGGCCTTAGGAAGTCTTGGTAGAAAGCTTTCTTCAGCCTTGAACTTTTTAAGCACATCTTTTAAGTTTTCATTTGTGCTTTTCCTTCATTCCATTCCGGTTGATTCTTTTGGTCGGACACTGAGCGCTGTGCCCTGAGCGGAGTCGAAGGGGAGCGAAGTATCAAGCCAAAAAGAATAGAATAATTTTCAGAATGGTTGGTCAAAGTAATTCGAGGTCTACATCATTACTCCTTCACAAAAGAAAACACATAATTCTTATTCTTTGTGATCAATTCTCCAAAGTACATGCCCTGAGAAAGTTGGGATAAATCCAATTGTAGTTTTTGGTTGGCTACATATTGAGAACGCTGGAACATCAACTGCCCCACCTGATTGTATACTTGTATTTCTACTTCTTGATTTTGTAATTCTGGCAGCATTAAATAAATAGACTCACGTACGGGATTGGGATACCCCACCAATTGTTTCTTTTCGGCTTCCAGTGTTTTAATCCCCACCGATATTGATCCACAGGTATCGGCAAAATCATCTCCAATAAAACGTGCAATTTTAACAATACTGTCTCCGTCAATAACATTAAAATTTCCACTCACATATAAAGTATCTCTATAGTGCGTCATCCCCGAAATCACTCCATTAAAGCTTGAACCACACCCACACCATTCATGCCCATCCCAACGGGCAACAGAACTAGCGGGAATCCCACCTGGAGTTTCAAACCGTCCTGCTACATATAAATAACCATTATGGACTTCCATAACTCGAATAGTCTCAGAACCAGGTGCCAATCCCCAGCCGAAACCACCACCCACTGTTTTCCAGTTTTGTCCATCCCATCGGGCTATCATGTTTTCTTTGCTATGATTGGTTTGATAAAACATCCCTCCAATATATAAATCGCCTTTATATTCGATCATATCATTGATTCCACCCAGATTTGACACATCGGTAATCCCACTATCACAATCCGACCAGTTTTGTCCATTCCACATCATCATACCATTCATCAAACTACCCGAAACGTAACTCCCTGTTCCTCCCACATACAAATTACCTTGATATGACGTCATGGCAAAAATGCCATCTCCAGTATAGGTCACATCCGTTATGTTTTGAAACTCAGTAAACGTTGTGTCTCCGTCCCATTCCACAAGTTGCGCATTCTTTTTTAGTGGATGAAAATAACTATAACCCAGAGCTAATAAATAATGGTTTTTATAAGGCAAAATCTTATAAACCGCATGATTGGTATTCGTATAGTTATAGATCCATTGGTTGTTTTTGTAGATGGCTATACCAAAATCGCCTACCACGATCATGGAATCATGAGAAAACAGCACATCATTAATGGTCGTCACACCCATAAGATTCAGATCATGTGGGGCTAAAATTTCTACACCATTTTCAGGGGTCCATTTTAAAATAGACGAAGACGACACACCATTCACCTGAGTTAAATAATCTGTTCCTCCTAAAACCAATTTGTCTTGCACAGAATCGACCGATAAATGATTGAAATAGGCCAAACCAATATTACCAATGCCCAAACCTTCCCACTTTTGTGCCCAGGCATTAGGCACAAAAAGCAAGAAACTGATACCGCATAGCGATATCAGTTTGAATAGTTTATTGTTTAATAAATGAGTACACATAGCTCTTTGCGTTTGGATCGTTTTTCACTTCTATTTTCATAAAATACACTCCACCCTTTAGTGAGGTAATATCCAGATGCAGACGATTTCCTTCGGTAAAAGTAGCTTTTCGTTGCATTTCCTGCCCCAGATTGTTGTAAATAATCAATTGCACCTGGGTAGATGGACTAAAGGGCATTTGCACATGAATGGTATTTAGAGCCGGATTGGGATAGCCCTGTAAATATTCCAGCTTACCGTTTTGCGTCAACTCCTCTAAGAAGAGTGCTAAATTGGAAACATTTACCTTGGCGATATAACCATCATTTACACGGGTATTGCTTAAAATCGATCCTTGCTGATCGTCATAATACGCTCCTGCCCAGGACTGATGACGCGGGGTATTTAAACTTTTGGTATCGCCACCAAAATAAATCCACTCTGCATTAAACACGGTCAAAGCTTCTGCATATTCATCTCCCTGATCGTTGGTACATCCAGCGCATCCACCGCCATAATAAGTAGCCCACAATCTGCTATTCTGATCATCAAACATCAACAGGATATTATCCGAACCTGATCCGCCTTCGGTAATGTGTTGGTTATTGGATTGGTAATATACCCCTCCCGGATCGCTCGTACTCATATTGGCCGGACTTGAAGCACTCGGTAAAGAATTAGCGGTGATGTAAACATTGTCTGCTTTGTCGGACACACAATTGACATATCCGTAATAAGCCTCTTGCCCACTACCTCCATAACAGGTAGACCACTGCAAAACACCAGCATCGCTAAACTGGGTAATTAAAACATCACGCATACCTTGATTAGAAGCCAGATAGGCATTTACTGATGTGGCACATTTGGGAATATTTCCGTTTAAATTGGTGGTACATGTACCAGAATTGTCTGTGGTCGATTCGGTATATCCCACCACTGTGATTCCATTGCCATTGGTGGCGATATCGGAAAACTGATCATCGCCATCGCCTCCATAAAAAGTAGACCATACCAACTGGCGCTGCTCATCAAACCGGGCCAGAAAACCATCGGCTGCGTTGGTAGATGCCGTGGCTCCCAATACCGATTGGAAATATGCCCCACCTTGAGGATTGGCCAAAGGAAAACTCCCGCTAGTATTGGCACTAGCGGGAGAACTGTATGAGCCTGTGGTTTGGGAGGTGCTGGTTTTTCCTGCAATGTAGATATCGTTTTTATGGGTGACACTATTATACTGATACGCGATGGCATAGGCACGATCATTTTGATGTCCGCCTAAAAACGTACTCCATTCTAATTCCATTGTTTGCAGTGGTTTCGCGCTAAATTGTGCTACAAAAGCTTCTTTGCCACCCTGATTGGTATTTTGATAAAAGCTGGAACCCAAACTATTGCACATGGGCATTCCCGCAGTACCACTACAATTTCCGGTATTGGTAGATGAGGTCACCCCACAGATATACAGTTCTTCGGTAGAGGCTTGCATATCCATAATATACTCCGAGCCATTTCCACCGAAATAGGTTACCCATCTTTTGTGTCCCAATTGAGCATCAAATTTCATCAACAATCCATCCAAGCCCTGCTGTTTGATTTGATTAAACGTGGACGTGTTTTGTCCATGTTCCAGATGGTCGCTAAGCGTATATCCTCCTATGTAAATGTTGCCTACTCCGTCAGGTACGACCTGATAGGCAATCGCCATTCCGTTATCATCTTTAGTCCCGCCAATATATGTTGCGAAAACCCTTTTTTCATATGAATAGAATTTAGAAATCATTATGTTAAACGTCAGATTATTAGGGTTATCAACTCCTTTCTTGGCTGGAAAAGACCCTCCACCACCTTTTACATTGGTTAACGTATAAAAATTCCCATCCGGGTCGGTATCAAAATCTTTGTTTTCGTCTATGCCTTCTCCTCCATAATAGGTTCCCCAATATGGTGGTATATTAGAGCCGCCAGCGGCTACTTGTCCGGGTCCGCCCATTTCAATAATCAATGGGAGGTCGGCATTGTACGATCCTGTAGTAATCGCCACAATGCCGTTCCCATCATGTACCCACAGTGGTGTCCAGTTCACTAAAATCGGTTGTCCATTACTCACCTGGTATGCATAGGCTTGTCTGAATTTTAGTTCCCACGAACTGAGCAAAAACTCCATATCACCGTTGGTACGTTCCACTATGTTCTCTTGTCCGGTAAACTTCAGTAAAATATCATCGGGATCTGCATCCGGGTATACAATAAAACGGGCTTTCATCCCCGATACATTACTGGTAAACTCCACATCGATATTTGGATAGGCATCTTCATACACGAGGCGTTCGTAGCCATGTACTTCCTCTATTCCATCGGCACAATGCGGGAGATAGTAGTTTAAATGTTCTTCTTTTTGGTTTCTGGGAATTGGATTATCAGCTGCTTCGCTGGTGTTTATTGAAGCAGTTCCATGATAAAACTCCATATCGATCCGTAAACTGGTATCGGGGTGAATCGAATCGAGTCTTAAAGTGGTAAAGCTGATTTTGTTGTTCTGAAAATAGTATGATGGCGAAGTCATTTCTGTATAAAACAGCACTTCGGGGTGCAAATGCCCATCATCATCGGCTATTTGCCCTTTGTTGGGATAGTAATAATGAGCCGGACTTACCGGGTCATTACTCAAAAATGGAATTTCGGTTTCTTGTGCGACTAACAACACGCTAAAGAGCGCTGCGAAACCTAAAGTAAATGCTTTGGTTAAAAATGTTTTCATTTTAATTTATATGTGGTTTATAAGAAAATTAAGTGGGATAGGTGTTTCGTGTTTAGCCCAAGTTAAGTGAACCCTGAAATGCATATGTACCCCATTGGAATCATATTTTTGGATGATCAATTTTGTTATTAAATTTTTCCTTTTGCACACACAAAGAAACAT
This genomic interval from bacterium SCSIO 12643 contains the following:
- a CDS encoding JAB domain-containing protein; the protein is MNVRLTPEQKIKILNADDVYKIMQQILLRENKISRNQEHFWVVGLDTKNKILFIELIGLGTVNRVNANPPDVFRMGIYKLAVSMILVHNHPSGDLTPSQADLDMTDRMLKVGQLINIEVLDHLIISEKGFTSLENTNAMQQLRTSGLFEIVEREKLEIQKWKLDIEKNKARKEERLNLAKKLKAEGMDEKFIKKVTGLLVGDIRGI
- a CDS encoding T9SS type A sorting domain-containing protein: MKTFLTKAFTLGFAALFSVLLVAQETEIPFLSNDPVSPAHYYYPNKGQIADDDGHLHPEVLFYTEMTSPSYYFQNNKISFTTLRLDSIHPDTSLRIDMEFYHGTASINTSEAADNPIPRNQKEEHLNYYLPHCADGIEEVHGYERLVYEDAYPNIDVEFTSNVSGMKARFIVYPDADPDDILLKFTGQENIVERTNGDMEFLLSSWELKFRQAYAYQVSNGQPILVNWTPLWVHDGNGIVAITTGSYNADLPLIIEMGGPGQVAAGGSNIPPYWGTYYGGEGIDENKDFDTDPDGNFYTLTNVKGGGGSFPAKKGVDNPNNLTFNIMISKFYSYEKRVFATYIGGTKDDNGMAIAYQVVPDGVGNIYIGGYTLSDHLEHGQNTSTFNQIKQQGLDGLLMKFDAQLGHKRWVTYFGGNGSEYIMDMQASTEELYICGVTSSTNTGNCSGTAGMPMCNSLGSSFYQNTNQGGKEAFVAQFSAKPLQTMELEWSTFLGGHQNDRAYAIAYQYNSVTHKNDIYIAGKTSTSQTTGSYSSPASANTSGSFPLANPQGGAYFQSVLGATASTNAADGFLARFDEQRQLVWSTFYGGDGDDQFSDIATNGNGITVVGYTESTTDNSGTCTTNLNGNIPKCATSVNAYLASNQGMRDVLITQFSDAGVLQWSTCYGGSGQEAYYGYVNCVSDKADNVYITANSLPSASSPANMSTSDPGGVYYQSNNQHITEGGSGSDNILLMFDDQNSRLWATYYGGGCAGCTNDQGDEYAEALTVFNAEWIYFGGDTKSLNTPRHQSWAGAYYDDQQGSILSNTRVNDGYIAKVNVSNLALFLEELTQNGKLEYLQGYPNPALNTIHVQMPFSPSTQVQLIIYNNLGQEMQRKATFTEGNRLHLDITSLKGGVYFMKIEVKNDPNAKSYVYSFIKQ
- a CDS encoding AraC family transcriptional regulator, whose translation is MAVTICLFLGLHYCFLYTQNRLSNILLGFIFIALGFSIASEALEYYFDHPVYDIVALIFNSPLLFVTILLYYASTVTQTWKTNWPIHKRFLLLVLADILLAFILFIFQIEPHPILFGLYFTVIGAINLYMLYLILKQIDLHNKHIRNLFSSIENKQLNWLRLLAVINMGFIVFWWMDDTLAALIGDNLLSGIISELSIYFTVINVIWMGYASLRQPVIFETEPEVFFTEEPAKETQQPSSDDRATFKRIQKQIENQQLYTHPTLSLKSLADTLEMRDRELSRIINQCYGHNFYHFINAYRVAHFKEAFSNGQNQHLSIMGLATEAGFKSKSTFYAAFKKMEGITPREFAEKT
- a CDS encoding T9SS type A sorting domain-containing protein — protein: MCTHLLNNKLFKLISLCGISFLLFVPNAWAQKWEGLGIGNIGLAYFNHLSVDSVQDKLVLGGTDYLTQVNGVSSSSILKWTPENGVEILAPHDLNLMGVTTINDVLFSHDSMIVVGDFGIAIYKNNQWIYNYTNTNHAVYKILPYKNHYLLALGYSYFHPLKKNAQLVEWDGDTTFTEFQNITDVTYTGDGIFAMTSYQGNLYVGGTGSYVSGSLMNGMMMWNGQNWSDCDSGITDVSNLGGINDMIEYKGDLYIGGMFYQTNHSKENMIARWDGQNWKTVGGGFGWGLAPGSETIRVMEVHNGYLYVAGRFETPGGIPASSVARWDGHEWCGCGSSFNGVISGMTHYRDTLYVSGNFNVIDGDSIVKIARFIGDDFADTCGSISVGIKTLEAEKKQLVGYPNPVRESIYLMLPELQNQEVEIQVYNQVGQLMFQRSQYVANQKLQLDLSQLSQGMYFGELITKNKNYVFSFVKE
- a CDS encoding outer membrane beta-barrel protein, translated to MKYLSILFAAALISIAAKAQDHKFELGLTGGGDISWVENEAFDHYPLGWSAGLNAQFNWTERFALNTKFLYHEMIVKTENSSGNFKMTMKSFAIPFTARYMIGQSKLKVLLDAGLQYTRGYREILDSEFVGGVVEVLNNPAHWHKGALVFGTGAKYAFTDRLSGTMEARLVIHESNLTGNVYSENSQLFFGITYGL
- a CDS encoding ATP-binding protein, with protein sequence MIKLKLEISNKLFDPFEIDLPNLTVLTGLNGAGKTQLLEAINNGQIEVLENGNVIDRKWFRNEVSPGNSGMVDNSMLDDHVDRLWRDYQTFRNQIGQRNPHAIEEAFTSSINGYSVFKQIVNNANKEIHELTQDDFFNYYPLDDNSEHRGVFLQNFATIFKRYSNKIIRNQMNHFWNEKEKNNKYPYLSDEKFNSLYGAPPWEYVNSLLEKADLDYYVKKPESSYLGSSFKFKLINKTNSFEVDVENLSSGEKVIISLIFAIYNSTSNTKFPKVLLLDEPDSSLHPSMIKKFLDVIYNVFTYEKGTKVILTTHSPTTIALAPEESIFMIERSGNPRIKKISKDNALKILTTGIPSLSINYENRRQVFVESKNDVMFYDSLYEKLKPNLEKDISLSFISAGDSKIDKNGGGISGCAQVNKIVKTLRDNGNKQVWGIIDYDKSNKSSDHVKVLGEGKRYSIESYLFDPILIAALLLREKIIKRSDLGLSDNQNYTDFKSLTDSELQQIVNFVVDSLKNEFDTSDNGLNNVPYLNGRSIEIPNWYLLENGHQLEDKLINTYPQLNKIKRNVEFRLKKSILENVVDDIPELIPKDVFETFKLLQQ